A single region of the Phaenicophaeus curvirostris isolate KB17595 chromosome 4, BPBGC_Pcur_1.0, whole genome shotgun sequence genome encodes:
- the PRDM8 gene encoding PR domain zinc finger protein 8 — protein sequence MEDAGVQRGIWDGDAKTVQQCLTDIFTSVYTTCDIPENAIFGPCVLSHTSLYDSIAFIALKSTDKRTVPYIFRVDTSAANGSSEGLMWLRLVQSAREREEQNLEAYIKSGQLFYRSLRRIAKDEELLVWYGKELTELLLLSPARAPARSNGSPPFACPECSQRFQFELPFAAHLRFRCPKRLHGPDSGPAAEPAGGKDGAGKDQEPGKFCKPLHHPFPGADGGAASTKPSTDFHNLARELENARGGQGGSPGRPVPAEEAAPGRGKRRFAEEERGRFPAERPGLPAAPKEEPVCAPQQQYRAPGSYCGLEEGGRLFAPPSPETGEAKRSAFVEVKKAARGAEPDGGPDDGQERASPGAAGGEAARCPRGGPGAPLSARLEGSSPARGSAFTSVPQLGAGGAAAEERKSAFSQPARSFPHVPPLVLGQKLGALGEPCPDGAAAAPARLYAAEALAVKLPGGGEAAGGGGGGGGGGGGLPKQSPFLYATAFWPKSSAAAAVAAAAAGPLQLQLPSALTLLPPSFTSLCLPAQNWCAKCNASFRMTSDLVYHMRSHHKKEYALEPLVKRRREEKLKCPICNESFRERHHLSRHMTSHN from the exons ATGGAGGACGCCGGCGTCCAGAGGGGAATATGGGACGGGGACGCCAAGACGGTCCAGCAGTGCTTGACTGACATTTTCACCAGTGTTTACACCACCTGCGACATTCCGGAAAATGCCATTTTCGGCCCCTGCGTCCTGAGCCACACGTCCCTCTACGACAGCATCGCCTTCATCGCCCTCAAATCCACCGACAAGCGCACCGTTCCCTACATATTCCGG GTGGACACGTCGGCCGCCAACGGCTCGTCGGAGGGTCTGATGTGGCTGCGGCTGGTGCAGTCGGCGCGGGAGCGCGAGGAGCAGAACCTGGAGGCCTACATCAAGAGCGGGCAGCTCTTCTACCGCTCCCTGCGCCGCATCGCCAAGGACGAGGAGCTGCTCGTGTGGTACGGGAAGGAGCTCacggagctgctgctgctcagcccgGCGCGGGCCCCCGCCCGCAGCAACG GCTCGCCGCCCTTCGCCTGCCCCGAGTGCAGCCAGCGCTTCCAGTTCGAGCTGCCCTTCGCCGCGCACCTGCGGTTCCGCTGCCCCAAGCGGCTGCACGGCCCGGACAGCGGCCCCGCCGCCGAGCCCGCGGGCGGCAAGGACGGCGCCGGCAAGGACCAGGAGCCCGGCAAGTTCTGCAAGCCCCTGCACCACCCGTTCCCGGGCGCCGACGGCGGCGCGGCCAGCACCAAGCCCTCCACGGACTTCCACAACCTGGCGCGGGAGCTGGAGAACGCCCGCGGCGGGCAGGGCGGCTCCCCGGGCCGGCCGGTCCCCGCCGAGGAGGCGGCGCCGGGGCGCGGCAAGCGGCGCTTCGCGGAGGAGGAGCGGGGCCGCTTCCCGGCGGAGCGGCCGGGGCTGCCCGCCGCGCCCAAGGAGGAGCCGGTGTGCGCCCCGCAGCAGCAGTACCGGGCGCCCGGCTCCTACTGCGGCCTGGAGGAGGGCGGCCGCCTCTTCGCGCCGCCCAGCCCGGAGACGGGCGAAGCCAAGCGCAGCGCCTTCGTGGAGGTGAAGAAGGCGGCCCGCGGCGCCGAGCCCGACGGCGGCCCCGACGACGGCCAGGAGCGCGCGTCCCCGGGCGCGGCGGGCGGCGAGGCGGCGCGGTGCCCccgcggcggccccggggcgcCGCTGTCCGCGCGGCTGGAGGGGAGCAGCCCGGCGCGGGGCAGCGCCTTCACCTCGGTGCCGCAGCTGGGcgcgggcggcgcggcggccgAGGAGAGGAAGAGCGCCTTCTCGCAGCCCGCCCGCTCCTTCCCGCACGTCCCGCCGCTCGTGCTGGGGCAGAAGCTGGGGGCGCTGGGCGAGCCCTGCCCCgacggcgccgccgccgcccccgcccgcctCTACGCCGCCGAGGCGCTGGCCGTGAAGCTGCCGGGcggcggggaggcggcggggggcggcggcggcggcggcggcggggggggcgggctGCCCAAGCAGAGCCCCTTCCTCTACGCCACCGCCTTCTGGCCCAAGAGCTCGGCGGCCGCGGccgtggcggcggcggcggcggggcccctgcagctgcagctgccgTCGGCGCTGACGCTGCTGCCGCCGTCGTTCACCTCGCTGTGCCTGCCGGCCCAGAACTGGTGCGCCAAGTGCAATGCCTCCTTCCGCATGACCTCGGACCTGGTCTACCACATGCGCTCCCACCACAAGAAGGAGTACGCGCTGGAGCCCCTCGTCAAGCGGCGCCGCGAGGAGAAGCTCAAGTGCCCCATCTGCAACGAGTCCTTCCGCGAGCGGCACCACCTCTCCCGCCACATGACCTCGCACAACTAG
- the FGF5 gene encoding fibroblast growth factor 5: MSKKGKLHASARFTADCQFRERFQENSYNTYASAVHRSPRSGRQWYVALNKRGKAKRGCSPRARPQHVSTHFLPRFRQPQPPELAFTVTLPEKKPPPPPKPKVAPSASRKNPSPVKYRLKFRFG; encoded by the exons AtgtcaaaaaaaggaaaactccaTGCAAGT GCCCGGTTCACGGCCGACTGCCAGTTTCGGGAGCGCTTCCAGGAGAACAGCTACAACACCTACGCCTCAGCTGTCCATCGCAGCCCACGTTCGGGCCGCCAGTGGTATGTGGCACTCAACAAGCGGGGCAAAGCCAAGCGGGGCTGCAGCCCCCGCGCCCGGCCCCAGCACGTCTCCACGCACTTTCTTCCCCGCTTTCGTCAGCCCCAGCCCCCCGAGCTCGCCTTCACTGTCACCCTTCCCGAAAAGAAGCCCCCACCACCACCGAAACCAAAGGTCGCCCCATCTGCGTCTCGGAAAAACCCCAGTCCCGTCAAGTACCGCCTGAAGTTTCGCTTCGGGTAA